In a single window of the Natronogracilivirga saccharolytica genome:
- a CDS encoding type II toxin-antitoxin system VapC family toxin: MIVADTNLIASFWVPNNMEQLAYQSLKKDPEWIAPLLWVSEFRNVLSLYYRKKILDLSSIYQAIDEAEELMGTRECSINSKQVLTLMSESTCSAYDCEFVALASDFDIQLVTFDKKILSEFSAIAIHPDDFVAG, translated from the coding sequence ATGATTGTTGCCGACACAAACCTGATTGCCAGTTTTTGGGTACCCAATAATATGGAGCAATTGGCCTATCAAAGCCTCAAAAAGGATCCCGAGTGGATTGCACCTCTGCTGTGGGTTTCTGAGTTCAGAAATGTTCTTTCCCTGTATTATCGCAAAAAGATCCTTGATTTATCTTCCATTTATCAGGCCATTGATGAAGCCGAAGAGCTCATGGGTACCAGAGAATGTTCAATCAATTCAAAGCAGGTTTTAACTTTGATGTCCGAGTCCACTTGCTCGGCCTATGATTGCGAATTTGTAGCCCTTGCATCTGATTTTGACATTCAACTCGTCACTTTTGATAAAAAAATTCTTTCTGAATTTTCTGCAATTGCGATTCATCCTGATGATTTCGTAGCTGGTTAG
- a CDS encoding SDR family oxidoreductase, which produces MKQSRVLILGANSDIAVALARQMAQLGTSLYLASRNIDELEREAANLRTRYDADVTTIRFDATDYESHPDFYADLDPAPDGVVLAFGLLADQKACGEDFGQARAVMETNYTGAARILELVAADFEKRKKTAENDEEIAGTAAANRFIVGISSVAGDRGRADNYTYGSAKAGFTSLLSGLRQRLHPHGVQVLTVKPGFVATKMTAGKPLPKHLTADPETVAGAILKGIRKKKDVIYTRPVWRVIMSVIRHIPEPVFKRMRF; this is translated from the coding sequence ATGAAACAATCACGGGTTCTGATTTTAGGAGCAAACAGTGATATTGCCGTGGCGCTGGCGCGTCAGATGGCGCAGCTGGGGACCTCACTGTATCTCGCATCACGAAATATCGACGAACTTGAAAGAGAAGCGGCCAATTTGCGCACCCGGTATGATGCCGATGTCACGACAATACGGTTTGATGCCACCGATTACGAAAGCCATCCGGATTTTTATGCGGATCTTGATCCGGCACCCGACGGGGTGGTACTTGCATTCGGGCTGCTTGCTGATCAAAAAGCCTGCGGTGAAGATTTCGGTCAGGCCCGTGCTGTCATGGAAACCAACTACACAGGTGCGGCCCGGATTCTCGAGCTCGTTGCTGCCGATTTTGAAAAGAGGAAAAAGACGGCAGAAAACGATGAAGAAATCGCAGGAACTGCGGCAGCAAACCGGTTTATCGTCGGCATATCTTCGGTGGCCGGCGACCGTGGCCGGGCCGACAACTACACATACGGCAGCGCGAAGGCGGGATTTACCTCGCTGTTATCCGGTTTGAGACAGCGTCTGCATCCGCACGGAGTGCAGGTGCTCACCGTCAAACCCGGTTTTGTAGCGACCAAAATGACTGCCGGCAAACCTCTTCCCAAACATTTGACCGCTGATCCGGAGACAGTGGCCGGTGCCATTCTGAAAGGAATCCGCAAAAAAAAAGACGTGATCTATACCAGACCGGTTTGGCGGGTGATCATGAGTGTGATCAGGCACATTCCGGAGCCGGTTTTCAAACGAATGCGATTTTAA
- a CDS encoding FAD-binding oxidoreductase, whose protein sequence is MSEDRPPDHKHPVSGYETTLSGWGRHPVVRSRVEPAFDRQTLKQSLQAEGQLIAFGQGRSYGDSALSDRVADMRPLDRMLSFDASDGLLVCEAGVLLADVIGTFLPRGWFLRVTPGTKYTTIGGAIAADVHGKNHHKAGCFGTWVKWIDLMLADGSVVRCSTGQETELFHATCGGMGLTGIIIQAGILLQPVPSASIRQTTVKTRDLAGTFEAFETHHDAPYSVAWIDCISGGSNLGRSLIMLGDFAGPGDAAGESGQTETRRAPSQRKRTIDYTPPGQGVRIPDAFPGSLLNRHTISLFNALYYRKAPRGQSSGNVGLDSFFYPLDRLRNWNRIYGRSGMMQYQFILPKETSFNGMEEILAEITKSRMGSFLAVLKLYGPENDHYLSFPMEGYSLALDFKIQNGLQDLFDRLDRLVIKYNGRVYLAKDARMSRRMFDRGYPRADRFRKLRKALGLDKKFQSMQSLRLGL, encoded by the coding sequence ATGAGTGAAGACCGCCCCCCTGATCACAAACATCCTGTCAGCGGGTACGAAACAACCCTTTCGGGATGGGGACGTCATCCTGTGGTCCGGTCCCGGGTGGAGCCGGCATTTGACCGGCAAACCCTGAAGCAGAGCCTTCAGGCCGAAGGACAGCTGATTGCCTTCGGTCAGGGACGCAGTTACGGAGACAGTGCGCTCTCAGACCGGGTGGCGGATATGCGTCCGCTCGATCGTATGCTCAGCTTTGATGCGTCCGACGGGCTGCTTGTCTGCGAAGCGGGCGTGCTGCTGGCCGATGTCATCGGCACATTTCTGCCGCGCGGATGGTTTCTGCGCGTGACCCCCGGCACAAAATATACCACCATCGGCGGAGCCATCGCAGCGGATGTCCATGGGAAAAATCATCATAAAGCCGGCTGCTTCGGCACGTGGGTGAAGTGGATTGATCTCATGCTTGCGGACGGATCTGTCGTCAGATGTTCGACCGGACAGGAAACCGAACTCTTTCATGCGACATGCGGCGGGATGGGCCTAACCGGCATCATCATTCAGGCCGGGATACTCCTGCAGCCCGTCCCCTCGGCGAGCATCCGGCAGACGACCGTCAAAACGCGGGACCTGGCCGGGACATTTGAAGCCTTCGAAACCCACCACGATGCACCCTATTCTGTCGCATGGATCGACTGTATTTCCGGCGGAAGCAACCTTGGAAGATCGCTTATCATGCTGGGCGATTTTGCCGGTCCGGGTGACGCCGCCGGCGAATCCGGGCAAACCGAAACCCGCCGGGCACCATCGCAGCGAAAACGCACAATTGACTACACTCCGCCCGGACAGGGTGTGCGCATTCCGGATGCTTTTCCCGGATCGCTGCTGAACCGCCATACCATATCCCTTTTTAACGCTCTTTACTACCGAAAAGCGCCGCGGGGGCAAAGTTCCGGCAATGTCGGCCTGGATTCATTTTTTTATCCGCTGGATCGTCTCCGGAACTGGAACCGGATTTACGGCCGCAGCGGGATGATGCAGTATCAGTTTATCCTTCCCAAAGAGACCAGTTTCAACGGGATGGAGGAAATACTTGCTGAAATTACAAAAAGCAGGATGGGCAGCTTCCTTGCCGTGCTGAAGCTGTATGGCCCTGAAAATGATCACTACCTCTCCTTTCCCATGGAAGGATACAGTCTGGCGCTGGATTTCAAGATACAAAATGGCCTGCAGGATCTGTTTGATCGGCTCGATCGGCTGGTCATAAAATACAACGGACGGGTCTACCTGGCCAAAGATGCACGAATGAGCCGCAGGATGTTTGATCGGGGCTATCCCCGTGCGGACCGGTTTCGCAAGCTCAGGAAAGCGCTGGGGCTGGACAAAAAATTTCAGTCAATGCAGTCACTCAGACTGGGGCTGTGA
- a CDS encoding type II toxin-antitoxin system RelE/ParE family toxin produces MEVIWTKLAIQRVNSNVNYIDQYNFQAAKKWSELIFERTDQLIEYPESGRIVPEYNHPDLREIIEGNYRIIYRIRKPKRVIYITTVLHVRQKPTQPGKLFR; encoded by the coding sequence GTGGAAGTAATCTGGACCAAACTTGCGATCCAAAGAGTTAATTCAAACGTAAACTATATCGATCAGTATAATTTCCAGGCGGCAAAAAAGTGGTCTGAGCTTATTTTTGAGAGAACAGATCAGCTCATTGAATATCCTGAATCAGGTAGAATTGTACCTGAATACAACCATCCCGATCTAAGAGAAATCATTGAAGGAAATTACAGAATCATATACCGAATTCGAAAACCGAAGCGAGTAATATACATCACAACGGTTCTCCATGTCCGGCAAAAACCGACCCAACCCGGCAAGTTATTTCGATAA
- a CDS encoding FitA-like ribbon-helix-helix domain-containing protein, whose amino-acid sequence MPTNITIKGIPDEVYQKLKLQADKHHRSVNSEVIMTLKKSLQSRIHDPDILIDRARKLKKRAKGSLSIEEIQQAIDQGRP is encoded by the coding sequence ATGCCAACGAATATTACCATTAAGGGAATTCCCGACGAGGTTTATCAAAAGCTTAAGCTGCAAGCGGATAAACATCATCGCAGTGTGAACAGTGAGGTCATTATGACCCTGAAAAAATCTCTTCAAAGTAGAATACATGATCCGGACATCCTTATTGACAGAGCCCGAAAACTAAAAAAAAGAGCTAAGGGTTCTTTATCCATTGAAGAAATTCAACAAGCGATTGATCAGGGTCGTCCATGA
- a CDS encoding type II toxin-antitoxin system Phd/YefM family antitoxin: MAISNFSLEQDIQPLSDFRKNAADFIGRLKREKRSIVLTQHGKSAAVLVDVSEYQQMIDKITLMEELMEADGQIARGEVIAHEDAKQLIRENLAKWK; encoded by the coding sequence ATGGCTATATCCAATTTTTCTTTAGAGCAAGATATTCAACCTCTTTCGGATTTCAGAAAAAATGCTGCTGATTTTATTGGGCGTCTAAAGCGTGAAAAGCGATCAATAGTGCTGACTCAGCATGGTAAAAGTGCCGCTGTTCTTGTTGATGTTTCCGAATACCAACAAATGATTGATAAAATTACTCTCATGGAAGAACTCATGGAAGCAGACGGCCAAATTGCTCGTGGTGAAGTGATTGCTCATGAAGATGCTAAACAACTAATCCGTGAAAATCTGGCCAAGTGGAAGTAA